The Sneathiella sp. P13V-1 genome includes a window with the following:
- a CDS encoding enoyl-CoA hydratase/isomerase family protein, whose product MSSFFSAEIDGPVLTVTLTKTKQHNVLNPDEMGELREYLEGVAKNENLRIGILTGEGKSFCAGADLGELKDYDFSKNPLEMLTNQIESMPFPMICRLNGGVYGGGTDLALACDFRVGTPGMKCFIPPAKIGIHYHARGMARAVSILGISVAKRLFLTMETMTGDQLKDVGFLDYLVAEEELDGKVDELVTSMIALAPLSLSGMKATFNDIAEQSYEADAAKARQIACISSDDFLEGQAALKEKRKPAFKGK is encoded by the coding sequence ATGAGTAGTTTCTTCTCCGCTGAAATTGATGGCCCCGTTTTGACGGTCACCCTCACCAAGACAAAGCAGCATAATGTGTTGAACCCGGATGAGATGGGGGAGCTTCGTGAATATCTTGAAGGCGTGGCTAAAAACGAAAACTTAAGAATTGGTATTTTGACGGGTGAAGGTAAAAGTTTCTGCGCCGGAGCAGACCTTGGGGAACTGAAGGACTACGATTTTTCTAAAAACCCGTTGGAAATGCTCACCAACCAAATCGAAAGCATGCCCTTTCCCATGATATGCCGCTTAAATGGCGGGGTTTATGGCGGGGGTACTGATCTTGCGCTTGCCTGTGATTTCCGTGTCGGCACTCCCGGGATGAAGTGTTTTATTCCGCCTGCCAAAATCGGCATTCATTATCATGCACGCGGCATGGCGCGGGCGGTTTCTATTCTGGGGATCAGCGTTGCGAAGCGTCTGTTTCTTACCATGGAAACAATGACTGGCGACCAATTGAAAGACGTTGGCTTTTTGGATTATCTGGTTGCGGAAGAAGAACTGGATGGCAAGGTGGATGAACTTGTGACCTCCATGATCGCGCTGGCACCGCTGAGCTTGTCAGGCATGAAAGCGACGTTTAATGACATCGCTGAGCAATCTTATGAGGCAGACGCAGCGAAAGCGCGGCAGATTGCCTGCATCAGCTCAGATGATTTCCTGGAAGGGCAGGCCGCGCTCAAGGAAAAGCGCAAACCTGCTTTTAAGGGTAAGTGA
- a CDS encoding class I SAM-dependent methyltransferase codes for MTIRRLKMGLNTILDVKKEGYFIPYRYAETTPTLPSQEPYKGLFPLFQKREGVFADCLRQIAGYQEEFDTFGTQSPPEPRWEQDWFPRLDGAAAYTMVRSHKPKRIIEVGSGHSTRFMYRAIRDEGLNTTLSAIDPAPRADITKLPVKIDNRIVQETDLDIFSALEANDILFIDSSHIAMPGTDVDYLFTNVLPTLPEGTIVHIHDIFLPDAYPAEWEWRGYNEQQAVVGFLSGGYDILFSSHYASKYMTDEISSQGLDNIPLQEGAFETSLWLQKKS; via the coding sequence ATGACAATTCGGCGTCTCAAAATGGGATTGAACACAATTCTGGATGTCAAAAAAGAAGGGTACTTTATTCCCTACAGATATGCTGAAACCACACCTACCCTTCCCAGCCAGGAACCCTATAAAGGCCTTTTTCCCCTTTTTCAGAAAAGAGAAGGCGTATTTGCTGATTGCCTAAGACAAATTGCAGGTTACCAAGAAGAATTTGACACTTTTGGCACTCAGTCCCCGCCAGAGCCTAGATGGGAACAGGACTGGTTTCCTAGATTAGACGGTGCAGCAGCCTACACAATGGTCAGGAGCCATAAACCCAAACGCATTATTGAAGTAGGGTCAGGCCACTCCACCCGTTTTATGTACCGCGCCATTCGGGACGAGGGCCTCAATACAACGCTATCCGCTATTGACCCGGCACCACGCGCTGACATTACAAAACTGCCTGTGAAGATAGATAACCGCATCGTGCAGGAAACAGATCTTGATATTTTCAGTGCTCTGGAAGCAAACGACATCCTGTTCATCGATTCCAGCCATATAGCCATGCCGGGAACAGATGTGGATTACCTGTTCACCAACGTCCTTCCCACCCTACCTGAAGGCACCATTGTTCATATCCACGATATCTTCCTGCCAGATGCCTATCCTGCGGAATGGGAATGGCGCGGATATAATGAGCAACAAGCCGTTGTCGGTTTCTTAAGCGGCGGTTATGACATCCTGTTTTCCAGCCATTACGCCAGCAAATATATGACTGATGAAATCTCGTCACAGGGATTGGATAATATCCCGCTGCAAGAGGGTGCGTTTGAGACAAGCCTTTGGCTGCAAAAGAAAAGCTAA